In the Natrinema sp. CBA1119 genome, GCTGCTCGTTGTCCTGACGGGACTGGTCGGCATGTTACTCGTTCGGGCCGAAGGGCGACGAACGATCCGGAAGATGCAACGCTCGATGGCACAGGGGAAGCCGCCGACGAACGAACTGCTCGACGGCGGCTTGCTGATCGCCGCCGGCGCGTTCCTGCTGACTCCCGGACTGGTGACGGACCTCATCGGCTTCCTGCTCGCCGTTCCGCTGACGCGGATCCCGATCCGCGCCGCGCTCAAGCGCTTCGTGATCGTTCCGTACGCGGACAAGAAGACCGGCGGCTTCGCCAGCGGCGGAGTCTGGACGTTCGGCTTCCCGGACGACGGGACGACTCGAGAACAGAGTGAACCGACCGACGGCGGGATGTACGACCTCGGCGACGACGATTACACCGTCGACGGCACCGAGGACTCGTACACGATCGAGTTCGGCGACGATGGCACGGACGACGGGGACGAGCGAGACGACGATCCCCTCGCTCGGTAGCGAATATCACGGGTCGGAGAGAAAGAAACGCTTAAACGTCCCACCGGGCAACTACCGAGTGCGAGGGAGACGGCGCGGGCCAATAGCTCAATTAGGTTGAGCGCCACTCTGATAAGGTGGAGGCTCTCGGTTCAAATCCGAGTTGGCCCATACTTTTGCCGCGAGCAATCTCGCGAGCCGCAAATATGGAACCCGACTCGGATTTGAATTACGGAAGTCGCAGCCCGGGAGCGAACGAAGTGAGCGACCCGGAACGTCTTCCGGTGGTTCAAATCCGAGTTGGCCCATTTTTGCTGCGAACAATGCGAACGTAGTGAGCCGTGAGCAGTGGAAATACAATCAACTCGGATTTGAGCCCTGGCAGTCGCAGCTGGTGAACGAAGTGAACCAGACCGTCTGCCTCTGGTTCAAATCCGAGTTGGCCCACTTCTCGCAGCGATCTATTTCGCAAACCAGCGGCCTACCGGACGACTCGAGTCACTGAGGAACGACAGATTCGTTCGACCCTCCGATCGACGGATCGTCGCGACGGTCGACTCGGTCACGGAACGATCGGGGCCAGTAACGGCTCGCGTGAGACGAGCAGAACGACGTTGTTGCTCGCGAAGAGGGCGTACATTCCGACGATAGTGGCGACGAAGGCGATGTCCAGCGGCGTCGAGAGGACGTAGCCGATCAGGAGCACGAACCCGGCGTA is a window encoding:
- a CDS encoding FxsA family protein, with the protein product MLRWILALLLIPFLDAVLLAVIVTQFGFVNWVGMVLLVVLTGLVGMLLVRAEGRRTIRKMQRSMAQGKPPTNELLDGGLLIAAGAFLLTPGLVTDLIGFLLAVPLTRIPIRAALKRFVIVPYADKKTGGFASGGVWTFGFPDDGTTREQSEPTDGGMYDLGDDDYTVDGTEDSYTIEFGDDGTDDGDERDDDPLAR